The Acanthochromis polyacanthus isolate Apoly-LR-REF ecotype Palm Island chromosome 2, KAUST_Apoly_ChrSc, whole genome shotgun sequence genome contains a region encoding:
- the LOC110949438 gene encoding F-box/LRR-repeat protein 3-like, whose product MKRGLQGNEQEDGGGTSGGCQKTLKRSRKQRREKDLEEEGAHWECLPQEILLHIFQYLPLLDRAYASQVCRGWNQAFHMPELWRCFEFELNQPASSYLKATHPDLIKQIIKRHSNHLQYVSFKVDSSRESAEAACDILSQLVNCSLKTLGLISTARPSFMELPKSHFISALTVVFVNSKSLSSLKIDDTPVDDPSLKVLVANNSDTLKLLKMSSCPHVSPAGILCVADQCHGLRELALNYHLLSDELLIALSSEKHVHLDHLRIDVVSENPGQQFHTIKKSSWDAMVRHSPKFNLVMYFFLYEDEFGPFFRDEIPVTHLYFGRSVSKDVLGRVGLTCPRLVELVVCANGLRPLDEELIRIAQRCTQLSAIGLGECEVSCSAFVEFVKMCGDRLTQLSIMEEVLVPDHRYGLDDIHWEVSKHLGRVWFPDMMPTW is encoded by the exons ATGAAACGAGGTCTCCAAGGGAATgagcaggaggatggaggtggcACCAGCGGCGGGTGTCAGAAGACTCTTAAACGGTCCCGCAAgcagaggagggagaaagaTTTGGAAGAGGAGGGAGCCCATTGGGAGTGTCTGCCACAGGAAATCCTGCTCCACATCTTCCAGTACCTGCCTCTACTGGATAGGGCTTATGCTTCTCAG GTGTGTCGGGGCTGGAACCAAGCTTTTCACATGCCAGAGCTGTGGCGGTGCTTTGAATTTGAGTTGAACCAGCCAGCCAGCTCGTACCTGAAGGCCACGCACCCAGACCTAATCAAACAGATAATCAAAAGGCACTCCAACCACCTACAGTATGTCAGCTTCAAG gtggacagcagcagagagTCCGCAGAAGCAGCGTGTGACATCCTCTCTCAGCTTGTGAATTGTTCTCTGAAGACTCTCGGACTCATCTCCACCGCCAGGCCGAGCTTCATGGAGCTGCCCAAG TCTCACTTCATCTCAGCACTGACGGTGGTCTTTGTCAACTCCAAATCTCTGTCCTCCCTAAAGATTGATGACACCCCTGTAGATGACCCCTCTCTCAAAGTCCTTGTGGCCAATAACAGTGACACgctcaaactgctgaaaatGAGCAGTTGCCCTCATGTTTCACCTGCAG GCATCCTGTGTGTGGCCGATCAGTGCCATGGCCTGAGAGAACTGGCTCTAAACTATCATCTGCTGAGTGATGAACTTCTCATCGCCCTCTCCTCAGAGAAGCACGTCCACCTCGACCACCTACGCATCGACGTTGTCAGTGAAAATCCCGGCCAACAGTTCCACACCATCAAGAAGAGCAGCTGGGACGCCATGGTGCGCCACTCTCCTAAATTCAATCTGGTCATGTACTTCTTTCTCTACGAGGACGAGTTCGGCCCTTTCTTCCGCGATGAAATCCCCGTCACGCATTTGTATTTCGGCCGCTCCGTCAGTAAAGATGTGCTCGGCCGCGTCGGACTCACCTGCCCGCGTCTGGTCGAGCTGGTGGTGTGCGCCAACGGGCTGCGACCGCTGGATGAAGAGCTCATCCGCATCGCCCAGCGCTGCACGCAGCTGTCGGCCATCGGCTTGGGCGAGTGCGAGGTGTCTTGCAGCGCCTTTGTGGAGTTTGTGAAGATGTGTGGCGACAGACTGACACAGCTATCCATCATGGAGGAAGTACTGGTTCCAGATCACCGTTACGGGCTGGATGATATCCACTGGGAGGTGTCAAAGCATCTGGGTCGCGTCTGGTTCCCAGACATGATGCCTACGTGGTAA